One segment of Leptotrichia sp. oral taxon 215 str. W9775 DNA contains the following:
- a CDS encoding L-lactate permease, translating into MSLFLIGLVPIILFLVLLAGLKKSAMFSAYTSLLTAIVLTFVVPAWRMPVQGILASILEGFAVAWMPIGFVVIAALFAYDLSVKTGKIETVKKMLGNITTDKRAQALVLAWGFGGFIEGIAGYGTAVAIPAAIMVSLGFNPLNAALICLIANSTPTAFGTVGLPVTTMVSKLGLDKAGNFTPLFTSLLLLILTCLIPFIIVQMANKEIEGGKNPAFGKGIIPVIIASILGYLIQPAIAFTMGAELTTILSSLLAMILMIVSIKMFVKNDEGFEKAHVTGQEAILAWLPYILMIVLIVGTSPVVEHIHTMLEPTTTKFNFALGNQKAWFNDGGDPSVTFKWLLAPAAPLFLATVIAGFIQRAKIKDMGEVLWHTTVHKIPSLTVIMGIVALSVVMKHSGMIQSIADGFVSLTGKGFPLISPFLGTIGTFVTGSDLSSNLLFGDLQHSVAEGLKPGSDMLKSLFIAANTAGATGGKMISPQNIAIAASTVGLVGQEGDMLKFTIKYSIVYAIILGILVFIGSGMIA; encoded by the coding sequence ATGAGTTTATTTTTAATTGGGCTTGTGCCTATAATTTTGTTTTTGGTTTTATTGGCAGGATTAAAAAAATCTGCAATGTTCAGTGCGTATACTAGTTTATTGACTGCGATTGTTTTAACATTTGTTGTTCCAGCATGGAGAATGCCGGTACAGGGGATACTTGCTTCCATACTGGAAGGATTTGCGGTAGCGTGGATGCCAATAGGATTTGTAGTTATTGCGGCGTTGTTTGCATATGATCTGTCAGTAAAAACAGGAAAAATCGAAACAGTAAAAAAGATGCTGGGAAATATTACAACAGATAAAAGAGCGCAGGCGTTAGTACTGGCATGGGGATTTGGAGGATTCATAGAAGGTATAGCAGGATATGGAACAGCAGTTGCAATTCCTGCGGCAATAATGGTGTCACTAGGATTTAATCCATTGAATGCGGCGTTGATATGCCTTATAGCAAACTCTACACCAACAGCATTTGGTACAGTAGGACTGCCTGTTACAACAATGGTTTCAAAACTGGGACTTGACAAGGCAGGGAACTTTACACCTCTGTTTACATCATTGTTATTACTTATATTGACATGCCTGATTCCATTTATTATTGTTCAAATGGCAAATAAGGAAATAGAAGGTGGAAAAAATCCTGCATTTGGAAAAGGAATAATTCCGGTAATTATAGCTTCAATTTTGGGATATCTTATACAGCCTGCAATAGCATTTACAATGGGAGCAGAGCTGACAACAATATTATCAAGCTTACTTGCAATGATATTAATGATAGTGTCTATAAAAATGTTTGTTAAAAATGATGAGGGATTTGAAAAGGCTCATGTTACAGGACAGGAAGCTATTCTTGCGTGGCTGCCTTATATTCTGATGATAGTACTTATAGTGGGAACAAGTCCGGTTGTGGAACATATCCATACAATGCTGGAACCTACTACTACTAAATTTAACTTTGCTTTAGGAAATCAGAAAGCATGGTTTAATGACGGAGGAGATCCAAGTGTAACATTTAAATGGTTATTAGCTCCTGCGGCACCATTATTTTTAGCAACAGTAATTGCAGGATTTATACAAAGAGCTAAAATAAAGGACATGGGGGAAGTGCTGTGGCATACAACAGTTCACAAAATTCCTTCATTAACAGTAATTATGGGAATAGTTGCATTATCAGTAGTTATGAAACACAGTGGAATGATACAAAGTATAGCTGACGGATTTGTAAGCCTTACAGGAAAAGGATTCCCGCTGATTTCACCATTCCTTGGAACAATAGGAACATTTGTTACGGGAAGTGACCTTTCATCAAACTTGCTGTTTGGAGATCTGCAGCATAGTGTTGCTGAAGGACTGAAACCAGGAAGTGACATGTTGAAATCATTGTTTATAGCTGCAAATACTGCAGGAGCAACAGGAGGAAAAATGATATCACCTCAAAATATTGCAATAGCGGCTTCTACTGTTGGACTTGTAGGACAGGAAGGGGATATGCTGAAATTTACTATTAAATACTCAATAGTTTATGCAATAATTTTAGGTATACTTGTATTCATCGGAAGCGGAATGATAGCTTAA
- the ileS gene encoding isoleucine--tRNA ligase → MSEEQNVEKVDYAGTLNLPKTSFKMKANLAQKEPITLRDWNKANIYEKSLKEDKGYFILHDGPPYANGNIHIGHALNKVLKDIILKYKRLRGYNAPYIPGWDTHGLPIEWKIMEELGEKAKSMTPLQIRQECKKYALKWVEKQKAEFIRLGVLGNWDDPYVTLRPEYEAEQLKVFKEIYENGYVYKGLKPVYWSPTTETALAEAEIEYKDVESHSIYVKFEAEQDLLDKLGVDEASILIWTTTPWTLPANLGVFLHPEFDYGLYKTEKGNLILAKSLAETVFATLGLSYELLKEFKGTELEKTHYRHPFLDRNGLVMLGDYVTADAGTGAVHSAPGHGVDDYNYALKYNIGILSPVDDRGHMTKEAGKYEGMFYAKASNVIVEDLTESGHLLHHSKFTHSYPHDWRSKKPVIFRATEQWFISVDESDIRQNALDALKDVEFVPEWGKNRINAMLETRPDWTISRQRVWGVPIPIFYNRETNEVIYEPEIMDKVIELVKKEGTDIWWKYEAEEIIGEELLEKYNLKDTPLRKERSIMDVWFDSGVSHRGVLVPRELPRPADLYLEGSDQHRGWFQSSLLTSIASTKDAPYRRILTHGFVMDGQGRKMSKSLGNTILPKDITEKYGADILRLWVSSVDYREDVRISENILQQMSDAYRRIRNTARFLMGNLSDFNYSEDKVEYNEMFEIDKWAMHKLEELKEKTTKYYDKYEFYSLFQEITYFCSIEMSSFYLDIVKDRLYCENKKSLERRSAQTVLTEVLRVLVRVISPVLSFTAEEIWERIPESIKEEESVHLTSWIEANPEYKNEGLAKKWEKIYHLRKEVNKKLEAERQAGMIGHSLDAIVLLNISNDEYAFLKEYTEAEVSDLFIVSQVKFVNDRLNESEIDGITIAVEKASGEKCERCWKYDEEVGHDHEHTDVCPRCAKVLNSLEK, encoded by the coding sequence ATGTCAGAAGAACAGAATGTTGAAAAGGTAGATTATGCGGGAACGTTAAATTTACCGAAAACAAGCTTTAAAATGAAAGCAAATCTGGCTCAGAAGGAGCCAATCACTCTAAGGGACTGGAATAAGGCAAATATTTATGAAAAATCCCTGAAGGAAGACAAAGGATATTTCATATTGCATGATGGACCGCCATATGCAAATGGTAATATTCATATAGGACATGCCTTGAATAAAGTTCTGAAGGATATAATTTTAAAATATAAAAGATTGAGAGGCTATAATGCTCCGTATATTCCTGGATGGGATACACATGGACTGCCGATAGAATGGAAAATCATGGAGGAACTTGGAGAAAAGGCTAAAAGCATGACTCCACTTCAAATAAGACAGGAATGTAAGAAATATGCACTTAAATGGGTAGAAAAACAGAAAGCAGAATTTATAAGACTGGGAGTTCTAGGAAACTGGGATGATCCTTATGTTACATTAAGACCTGAATATGAAGCGGAACAGCTGAAAGTATTCAAGGAAATATATGAAAATGGATATGTATATAAAGGGTTAAAACCTGTATACTGGTCACCAACTACAGAAACTGCACTTGCTGAAGCGGAAATTGAATATAAGGATGTTGAATCACATTCAATTTATGTAAAATTTGAAGCAGAGCAGGATTTACTTGATAAACTTGGAGTAGATGAAGCAAGTATCCTAATATGGACAACTACTCCATGGACATTGCCGGCAAACTTGGGAGTGTTCCTGCATCCTGAATTTGATTATGGACTTTATAAAACAGAAAAAGGAAACCTGATTTTAGCAAAAAGTCTTGCTGAAACAGTGTTTGCAACACTCGGATTATCTTATGAGCTATTGAAGGAATTTAAAGGAACAGAATTGGAAAAAACACATTACAGACATCCATTCTTAGATAGAAATGGATTAGTAATGCTTGGAGACTATGTAACTGCAGATGCAGGAACAGGAGCAGTCCATTCTGCACCTGGGCATGGGGTGGATGACTACAACTATGCATTAAAATATAATATAGGAATATTGTCTCCTGTTGATGACAGAGGTCACATGACAAAAGAAGCAGGTAAATACGAAGGTATGTTCTATGCAAAGGCAAGCAATGTAATAGTGGAAGACCTTACTGAAAGTGGCCATCTGCTTCACCACAGTAAATTTACCCATTCATATCCCCACGACTGGAGAAGTAAAAAGCCTGTAATTTTCAGGGCAACTGAACAGTGGTTTATAAGTGTTGATGAAAGCGATATCAGACAGAATGCGCTGGATGCACTGAAGGATGTTGAATTTGTTCCTGAATGGGGGAAAAATAGAATTAATGCAATGCTTGAAACAAGACCGGACTGGACTATTTCAAGACAGAGAGTATGGGGAGTACCGATACCTATATTCTATAACAGGGAAACAAATGAAGTTATATATGAGCCTGAAATAATGGATAAAGTTATTGAGTTAGTAAAAAAAGAAGGAACTGACATATGGTGGAAATATGAAGCTGAAGAAATCATAGGGGAAGAACTGCTTGAAAAATATAACCTGAAAGATACTCCATTAAGAAAAGAAAGAAGTATAATGGACGTATGGTTTGATTCAGGAGTTTCACACAGAGGAGTTCTTGTGCCAAGGGAATTGCCAAGACCTGCAGACCTTTACCTTGAAGGAAGTGACCAGCATAGAGGATGGTTCCAGTCATCACTGCTGACTTCGATAGCAAGTACAAAGGATGCACCATATAGAAGAATACTTACTCACGGATTTGTAATGGATGGACAAGGTAGAAAAATGTCAAAATCATTGGGAAATACTATACTTCCTAAAGATATTACTGAAAAATATGGAGCTGATATTCTGAGACTTTGGGTATCTTCAGTAGATTACAGGGAAGATGTAAGAATTTCTGAAAATATACTTCAGCAAATGTCTGATGCATATAGAAGAATAAGAAATACTGCAAGATTCCTTATGGGAAATTTAAGCGATTTCAATTATTCAGAAGACAAGGTTGAATATAATGAAATGTTTGAAATTGATAAATGGGCTATGCATAAGCTTGAAGAATTAAAGGAAAAGACTACAAAATATTATGATAAATATGAATTTTACAGTTTATTCCAGGAAATAACATATTTCTGTTCAATTGAAATGTCTTCTTTCTATCTGGATATAGTAAAAGACAGACTTTACTGTGAAAATAAGAAATCTCTTGAAAGAAGAAGTGCACAAACTGTACTGACAGAAGTGTTAAGAGTTCTTGTAAGGGTAATTTCTCCTGTGCTGTCATTTACGGCAGAAGAAATCTGGGAAAGAATACCTGAAAGTATAAAAGAGGAAGAAAGTGTTCATTTAACTTCATGGATTGAAGCAAATCCTGAATATAAAAATGAAGGACTTGCTAAAAAATGGGAAAAGATATATCATTTAAGAAAAGAAGTTAATAAAAAGCTTGAAGCTGAAAGACAGGCCGGAATGATAGGGCACTCACTTGATGCAATAGTTCTTCTTAATATATCAAATGATGAATATGCATTCCTGAAGGAATATACAGAAGCTGAAGTTTCTGACCTGTTTATTGTTTCACAAGTTAAGTTTGTAAATGACAGATTAAATGAAAGTGAAATAGATGGAATTACCATCGCTGTAGAAAAAGCATCTGGAGAAAAATGTGAAAGATGTTGGAAATATGATGAGGAAGTTGGTCATGACCACGAACATACAGATGTATGTCCGAGATGTGCCAAAGTTCTTAATTCTTTGGAAAAATAG
- a CDS encoding Tex family protein produces the protein MEILSSVAKELNLKLSQVENTVNLFDEGATVPFIARYRKEVTGNLDEEQIREVIEKVTYYRNLEKRKEEVIRLIEEQGKLTEELKASITNALKLQEVEDLYLPYKKKKKTKADIAKDQGLEPLSIFALLPKTTMDSLKTEAEKYITEEVPTVEAAIEGVHLIIAQNLSEDIKIREFLRERIAKYGILTSKVIEKNKGEDEKGVYQDYYEYSEAIEKAASNRILALNRGEKEKILKVDIDIDEKTEEFIMNFILKTFGNKNLTEFYREIIRDSLDRLAYPSIKNEVRNIYTEKAEEEAINIFSENLEKLLLQPPLSKKTLMGLDPGYRTGCKMVVINKDGFYETNDVLYLVEEMHNPRQLAEAKKKILNYIDKYGVDIIAIGNGTASRETESFVAKIIKEANRQVSYLIVSEAGASVYSASKLAIEEFPDLDVTARGAISIARRIQDPMAELVKIDPKSIGVGMYQHDVNQKKLNETLEQTIEHVVNNVGVNINTASWALLSFVSGIKKNVAKNLVDYRHENGDFKDRKQLKKVKGLGDKAFEQMAGFVVVPDSENPLDNTIIHPESYHIAETILKEAGCKVSDLKENLDEVRQKLKTVNLDKIIKENDFGPQTAKDVYEALLKDRRDPRDEFEKPLLRSDILNMDDLKEGMVLEGTVRNVAKFGVFVDIGLKNDALIHISQISDKFVSDPTKVLSVGQIIKVKILSLDKERGRVGLTRKGI, from the coding sequence TTGGAAATCTTAAGTAGTGTGGCAAAGGAATTAAACCTAAAATTGTCACAGGTTGAAAACACCGTAAACCTTTTTGATGAAGGTGCGACTGTTCCCTTTATAGCACGTTACAGAAAAGAAGTTACTGGTAATCTGGATGAAGAGCAGATAAGGGAAGTAATTGAAAAAGTTACATACTACAGAAATCTTGAAAAAAGAAAAGAAGAAGTTATAAGGCTTATAGAAGAGCAGGGAAAACTTACTGAAGAACTGAAAGCAAGCATAACAAACGCTTTAAAACTGCAGGAAGTGGAAGATCTGTATCTGCCTTATAAGAAAAAGAAAAAGACAAAAGCCGATATTGCAAAGGATCAGGGACTGGAACCGTTATCAATATTCGCTTTATTGCCGAAAACAACTATGGATTCCTTAAAAACTGAAGCAGAAAAATATATTACAGAAGAAGTTCCTACAGTGGAAGCTGCAATTGAAGGGGTACATCTGATTATTGCACAGAATTTATCTGAAGACATAAAAATAAGGGAATTTTTAAGGGAAAGAATTGCAAAATATGGAATACTTACTTCAAAAGTAATTGAAAAGAATAAAGGCGAAGATGAAAAAGGCGTGTATCAGGATTATTATGAATATTCAGAAGCTATTGAAAAGGCGGCTTCAAATAGAATTCTAGCATTAAACAGAGGAGAAAAGGAAAAAATTCTGAAGGTTGACATAGATATAGATGAAAAAACTGAAGAATTTATAATGAACTTCATACTGAAAACTTTTGGAAATAAAAATCTGACTGAATTTTACAGGGAAATTATAAGGGATTCCCTTGACAGACTTGCATATCCGTCAATAAAAAATGAAGTGAGAAATATATATACTGAAAAAGCCGAAGAGGAAGCAATAAATATATTTTCAGAAAATCTGGAAAAACTGCTGCTTCAGCCGCCATTATCTAAAAAAACACTTATGGGTCTTGATCCGGGATACAGGACAGGATGTAAAATGGTTGTTATAAATAAGGACGGATTCTATGAAACAAACGATGTTCTTTATCTTGTTGAGGAAATGCACAATCCAAGACAGCTTGCAGAGGCTAAAAAGAAAATATTAAACTACATTGATAAATATGGTGTGGATATAATAGCAATAGGAAATGGTACAGCATCGAGGGAAACAGAAAGCTTTGTAGCTAAAATAATAAAGGAAGCCAACAGACAGGTGTCATATCTGATAGTAAGTGAAGCAGGAGCATCAGTGTATTCGGCTTCAAAACTTGCGATAGAGGAGTTTCCTGATCTGGATGTTACTGCAAGGGGAGCAATATCAATTGCCAGAAGAATACAGGATCCTATGGCTGAGCTTGTAAAGATAGATCCGAAGTCAATAGGAGTTGGAATGTACCAGCATGATGTAAATCAGAAAAAATTAAACGAAACATTGGAACAGACGATAGAACACGTGGTAAATAATGTTGGAGTAAATATTAATACTGCGTCATGGGCACTTCTTAGCTTTGTATCAGGAATTAAGAAAAATGTGGCTAAAAATCTTGTGGATTACAGACATGAAAATGGGGACTTTAAAGATAGAAAACAGCTTAAGAAGGTAAAAGGTCTTGGAGACAAGGCGTTTGAGCAGATGGCAGGGTTCGTAGTGGTGCCTGATAGTGAAAATCCTCTTGACAATACAATAATTCACCCTGAATCCTATCATATTGCAGAAACAATACTGAAGGAAGCAGGATGTAAAGTTTCTGACCTGAAGGAAAATCTGGATGAAGTAAGACAGAAGCTGAAAACAGTTAATCTGGATAAAATTATAAAGGAAAATGACTTTGGGCCTCAGACTGCAAAAGATGTATATGAAGCGCTTTTGAAGGATAGAAGGGATCCAAGGGATGAATTTGAAAAGCCTTTATTAAGATCTGATATACTGAACATGGATGACCTTAAGGAAGGAATGGTTCTTGAAGGAACTGTTAGAAACGTCGCAAAATTTGGGGTTTTTGTAGATATAGGATTAAAAAATGATGCATTGATTCACATATCCCAAATATCGGATAAATTTGTATCAGATCCTACAAAAGTACTGTCAGTAGGACAAATAATAAAAGTTAAAATCCTATCACTTGACAAGGAAAGAGGAAGAGTGGGGCTTACAAGAAAAGGTATCTAA
- a CDS encoding DUF6339 family protein, producing MILNFLKEISLETLRKNVEINLENYKSSTNDWIFKFFDDNSPFLEFKKEVPQFNLDMSSEEPEKTDLENVKILYSAMKNLSVVEASNENLWAGMAHSDFWDYVKYRNSFDKKEITENLIKNTFFFSHGKRKSLIMHPLARLWWTGHLVYDGTHADPFELLNVFKTDFRTKLLYLFSSSFSNSPTVTKAFLSAIYDFEKNGVRIKTKLFNEIIIYLNILGGTYLLDYFEENELKEKITEKIDNLLLIMD from the coding sequence ATGATACTGAATTTTTTAAAGGAAATTTCTCTTGAAACATTGAGAAAAAACGTTGAAATTAATCTTGAAAACTATAAATCAAGTACAAACGACTGGATTTTCAAGTTTTTTGACGATAATTCACCCTTCCTCGAATTTAAAAAGGAAGTTCCTCAATTTAATTTGGATATGTCTTCTGAAGAGCCTGAAAAAACTGATTTGGAAAATGTAAAAATTCTTTATTCTGCAATGAAAAATTTATCAGTTGTAGAAGCATCAAATGAAAATTTATGGGCCGGAATGGCACATAGTGATTTCTGGGATTATGTGAAATATAGAAATTCCTTCGATAAAAAAGAAATAACTGAAAATCTGATAAAAAACACTTTTTTCTTTTCACATGGAAAAAGAAAGTCCCTTATTATGCATCCTTTAGCAAGATTATGGTGGACAGGACATCTTGTTTATGACGGAACACATGCTGATCCGTTTGAACTGCTTAATGTTTTTAAAACAGATTTCAGAACAAAGCTTCTGTATCTTTTTTCAAGCAGTTTCAGTAACAGTCCTACTGTTACAAAAGCTTTTTTATCTGCCATTTATGATTTTGAAAAAAATGGAGTAAGAATAAAGACAAAATTATTTAATGAAATTATCATATACCTCAATATTTTAGGGGGAACATATCTTCTTGATTATTTTGAGGAAAATGAACTTAAGGAAAAAATTACAGAAAAAATAGATAATCTTCTACTGATAATGGATTAG
- the glyQ gene encoding glycine--tRNA ligase subunit alpha — translation MTFQEIILTLQKFWGEKGCVIGNPYDVETGAGTFNPDTFLMSLGPEPWKVAYVEPSRRPKDGRYGENPNRVYQHHQFQVIMKPSPENIQELYLESMVALGIDPKKHDIRFVEDNWESPTLGAWGLGWEVWLDGMEITQFTYFQQVGGLEVEITPAELTYGLERIALYLQDKENVYDLEWTKGVKYGERRFQYEYEMSKYSFEVADVPMNFQLFDMYEKEALNCLEHKLVLPAYDYVLKCSHTFNNLDARGAISTTERMSYILRVRDLAKRCAEQFVEVRKGLGYPLLKK, via the coding sequence ATGACTTTTCAGGAAATAATACTTACGTTGCAGAAATTCTGGGGAGAAAAAGGTTGTGTAATCGGGAATCCTTATGATGTGGAAACAGGAGCAGGAACATTTAACCCTGACACATTTTTAATGTCCTTAGGGCCTGAACCTTGGAAGGTTGCATATGTTGAACCGTCAAGAAGACCAAAAGATGGAAGATATGGAGAAAATCCAAACAGAGTTTATCAGCATCACCAGTTTCAGGTAATCATGAAACCGTCACCTGAAAATATCCAGGAGCTTTATCTTGAAAGCATGGTAGCTTTAGGAATAGATCCGAAGAAGCATGATATAAGATTTGTTGAAGATAACTGGGAAAGTCCTACGCTTGGAGCATGGGGGCTAGGATGGGAAGTATGGCTTGATGGAATGGAAATTACGCAGTTTACTTATTTCCAACAGGTAGGTGGACTTGAAGTGGAAATAACTCCGGCTGAATTGACTTACGGACTAGAAAGAATAGCTCTTTATCTTCAGGACAAGGAAAATGTATATGACCTTGAATGGACAAAAGGAGTAAAATACGGAGAAAGACGTTTCCAGTATGAATATGAAATGTCCAAATACAGTTTTGAAGTGGCTGATGTACCTATGAATTTCCAGCTGTTTGACATGTATGAAAAGGAAGCGTTGAACTGCCTTGAACATAAGCTTGTATTACCGGCATATGATTATGTTCTGAAATGTTCCCATACATTTAACAATCTTGATGCAAGAGGAGCCATCAGTACAACTGAAAGAATGTCGTATATTCTTAGAGTCAGAGATTTAGCAAAAAGATGTGCAGAACAATTTGTAGAAGTTAGAAAAGGATTGGGATATCCTTTACTGAAAAAGTAA
- the lspA gene encoding signal peptidase II gives MLYIIIITVLTLIDQFTKSEMLSVADGSIGYSIPVIPGFFHFTYVENHGGIFGLFQGKIGVFTVVSLLLLGYIVFTEYKNFKNYTKWTKIGVSIIAAGAIGNMIDRIFRGFVVDMIDFNGLWHFVFNVADMYVHIGIYIIVIDYLVRKHMEKNRK, from the coding sequence ATGCTTTATATAATAATTATTACAGTCCTTACGCTGATTGATCAATTCACAAAATCTGAGATGCTGTCTGTGGCAGATGGAAGTATTGGGTATTCGATACCAGTTATACCAGGATTTTTTCACTTTACCTATGTGGAAAACCATGGAGGAATTTTTGGACTGTTTCAGGGGAAAATTGGGGTATTTACAGTTGTCAGCTTACTTTTATTAGGGTATATAGTATTTACAGAGTATAAAAACTTTAAAAACTATACAAAATGGACAAAAATAGGAGTTTCCATAATAGCCGCAGGAGCCATAGGAAATATGATTGACAGAATATTCAGAGGGTTTGTCGTGGATATGATAGACTTTAACGGATTATGGCATTTTGTATTTAATGTTGCAGATATGTATGTGCATATAGGTATTTATATTATTGTAATAGACTATCTTGTAAGAAAACATATGGAAAAGAATAGAAAATAG